From the genome of Miscanthus floridulus cultivar M001 chromosome 10, ASM1932011v1, whole genome shotgun sequence, one region includes:
- the LOC136484714 gene encoding AP-2 complex subunit sigma-like — protein MIRFILLQNRQGKTRLAKYYVPLEDSEKHKVEYEVHRLVVNRDPKFTNFVEFRTHKVIYRRYAGLFFSICVDITDNELAYLECIHLFVEILDHFFSNVCELDLVFNFHKVYLILDEFILAGELQETSKKAIIERMGELEKLE, from the exons ATG ATCCGCTTCATCCTGCTGCAGAACCGGCAGGGGAAGACGCGGCTGGCCAAGTACTACGTCCCGCTCGAGGACTCGGAGAAGCACAAGGTTGAATACGAG GTACATCGGCTCGTGGTCAATCGGGACCCTAAGTTCACCAACTTCGTCGAG TTTCGCACACACAAAGTTATCTACAGGAGATATGCAGGACTGTTTTTTTCAATATGTGTGGACATAACTGATAACGAATTGGCATACTTGGAATGCATTCACTTGTTTGTCGAGATATTGGACCATTTCTTTAGCAATGTTTGTGAGCTTGATTTAGTGTTTAATTTTCACAAG GTTTACCTGATACTAGATGAGTTTATTCTTGCTGGAGAGCTGCAAGAAACAAGCAAAAAG GCAATAATTGAGCGAATGGGTGAACTGGAGAAGCTGGAATGA